In Gordonia iterans, the following proteins share a genomic window:
- a CDS encoding methylenetetrahydrofolate reductase: MTAHSAESAGQPTVVERLAAPHSGPVPFSVEFFPPRSADEEARLWHAVRVFERMNPAFVSLTYGAGGSTRDRTVRIAGELATSTTLTTVAHLTAVDHSVDELRGLVGAYADKGITNLLALRGDPPGDPLGEWVAHPEGVQYANQLVELINSLGEFHTGVASFPEGHHRAPNLAADTGNLVRKLRAGAEYSVTQIFFDVEHYLRLRDRVVAADPEQGAKPIIPGIMPITSLASVRRMVELSGSVLPAAVADRLAAAAGDGPEENREAVRAVGIDLCTEMSQRLISEGVPGLHFCSLNFARATSEVLERIGVDTRGALTPA, translated from the coding sequence GTGACTGCTCATTCCGCCGAATCCGCCGGGCAGCCGACCGTCGTCGAGCGGCTGGCCGCTCCGCACAGCGGGCCCGTGCCCTTCTCCGTCGAGTTCTTCCCGCCGCGGTCGGCGGACGAGGAGGCTCGCCTGTGGCATGCCGTGCGGGTCTTCGAGCGGATGAACCCGGCGTTCGTCTCGCTCACCTACGGAGCCGGCGGTTCGACGCGGGACCGCACCGTCCGCATCGCGGGCGAGCTGGCGACGTCGACGACGCTGACGACGGTCGCACATCTGACCGCGGTCGATCACAGCGTGGACGAACTGCGTGGGCTGGTCGGCGCCTACGCCGACAAGGGCATCACCAACCTGCTCGCACTGCGCGGCGACCCGCCCGGGGATCCGCTCGGCGAGTGGGTGGCCCACCCGGAGGGCGTCCAGTACGCCAATCAGCTGGTGGAACTGATCAATTCGCTCGGCGAGTTCCACACCGGCGTCGCCTCGTTCCCGGAAGGCCACCACCGCGCCCCGAACCTCGCCGCGGACACCGGCAATCTGGTCCGCAAGCTGCGGGCCGGCGCCGAGTACTCGGTGACGCAGATCTTCTTCGACGTGGAGCACTATCTGCGTCTGCGCGACCGGGTGGTGGCGGCCGACCCGGAGCAGGGTGCCAAGCCGATCATCCCGGGGATCATGCCGATCACCTCGCTGGCGAGCGTGCGCCGGATGGTCGAGCTCTCCGGCAGCGTCCTGCCGGCAGCTGTCGCCGATCGCCTCGCCGCTGCCGCCGGAGACGGGCCCGAGGAGAACCGTGAGGCGGTGCGCGCGGTCGGTATCGACCTGTGCACCGAGATGTCGCAGCGGCTGATCTCCGAAGGGGTGCCGGGCCTGCACTTCTGCAGCCTCAACTTCGCCCGCGCCACCAGCGAGGTGCTCGAACGCATCGGCGTCGACACCCGCGGCGCCCTGACGCCGGCCTGA
- a CDS encoding polyprenyl synthetase family protein, which translates to MLSQQQVPRAVEGVLRDYFDATATALDEISPVVTQVGDALAEFVLGGGKRIRPLFVHAGWRCALSAGPPDERPDPARTEPLMLRTGAAIELIQACALVHDDILDRSDTRRGNPTVHRRFERLHDDLAWSGEAAHHGVSVAILLGDLALAWADDLVHGYAPAGASPATGPAGMPLPAAAGTLWSRMRTEVLGGQLLDITNEVSGDESVDAAYRVMEYKTAAYTVARPLEIGAALGEAPRELSESLRRIGTGLGLAFQLRDDVLGAFGDPAQTGKPSGDDLVSGKRTVLVTEALASSVPAVAADLRGFLGRSLSDDELSEAREILTGSGALAEVEAQVDGHLTVALDEIDALPVDAAARDDLRALARRIAHRHT; encoded by the coding sequence GTGTTGAGTCAGCAGCAGGTGCCCCGCGCCGTCGAAGGCGTCCTGCGGGACTACTTCGACGCCACCGCGACCGCCCTGGACGAGATCTCCCCGGTCGTGACCCAGGTCGGCGACGCCCTCGCCGAGTTCGTCTTGGGCGGCGGCAAACGCATCCGGCCGCTGTTCGTCCACGCGGGCTGGCGCTGCGCGCTCTCGGCCGGTCCGCCGGACGAACGCCCGGATCCGGCGCGCACCGAGCCGCTGATGCTGCGGACCGGGGCGGCGATCGAGCTGATTCAGGCGTGCGCCCTGGTGCACGACGACATACTGGACCGCAGCGACACCCGGCGCGGCAATCCGACCGTGCATCGTCGTTTCGAGCGGCTGCACGACGATCTCGCCTGGTCCGGCGAAGCCGCCCACCACGGCGTGTCGGTGGCGATTCTGCTGGGCGACCTCGCGCTCGCCTGGGCCGACGATCTGGTCCACGGCTACGCCCCTGCCGGTGCGAGCCCGGCGACCGGCCCGGCCGGGATGCCGTTGCCTGCGGCCGCGGGGACTCTGTGGTCCCGCATGCGCACCGAGGTCCTCGGCGGACAACTGCTCGACATCACGAACGAGGTGTCCGGCGACGAGTCGGTCGACGCCGCCTACCGGGTGATGGAGTACAAGACCGCCGCCTACACCGTCGCGCGCCCGCTGGAGATCGGTGCGGCACTCGGCGAGGCGCCCCGGGAGTTGTCGGAGTCGCTCCGCCGGATCGGCACCGGTCTCGGCCTCGCCTTCCAATTGCGCGACGACGTGCTCGGCGCGTTCGGCGATCCGGCGCAGACCGGCAAGCCGTCCGGCGACGACCTGGTCTCGGGTAAGCGCACCGTGCTGGTCACCGAGGCGCTGGCGAGCTCGGTACCGGCCGTCGCCGCCGACCTCCGCGGGTTCCTGGGCCGGTCGCTGTCGGACGACGAACTGTCCGAGGCACGCGAGATCCTCACCGGCTCCGGCGCGCTCGCCGAAGTCGAGGCCCAGGTCGACGGGCACCTGACCGTCGCACTCGACGAGATCGACGCCCTGCCGGTCGACGCGGCCGCGCGCGACGACCTGCGCGCGCTGGCCCGCCGCATCGCGCACCGGCACACCTGA
- the crtI gene encoding phytoene desaturase family protein: protein MTPAPHVVVVGAGLSGLAAAARLRGRGYEVTVVEATDAPGGLVRTETVDGHRFDTGATILTMPSLIVDPLVALGLDPAQALDRLALRPVDPGYVMNYADGTSLAVPHDPARIPEAVADAFGPAAARGTRELLDWLRQVYDAEFDVFIARNFDGVRDLTGARTRRAALRLASLHTLGGLTGAVARFVDDERVQRAFTFQALYAGVPPHRARAIYAIIADMDIGRGLSAPAGGMGRIGRVLADALAKAGVTFRYGTLARGLPLRSPHAVHGVDVDGETIPADAVIATAERDAVAALITGRPRRRLRPARRLRYSPSAVVAHGVVPVGTTEAWRSGHHTLDFGAAWTQTFAEITGRRGRPMSDGSFLVTRSAISDPETFVSDGLESISVLAPTPNLESAALDWDAVARPYVAEVLAELARRGYPGVERMRVLRVDHPRTWQRAGLPAGTPFSAAHTVGQTGPLRTPNTWPGIGNLFLAGSATVPGVGIPPVLVSGGLAADRVDALLRPTR, encoded by the coding sequence ATGACCCCCGCTCCCCACGTCGTCGTCGTCGGCGCCGGCCTCTCCGGCCTGGCCGCGGCCGCCCGCCTCCGCGGACGCGGCTACGAGGTGACCGTCGTCGAGGCGACCGACGCCCCCGGCGGCCTGGTCCGCACCGAGACCGTCGACGGTCACCGGTTCGACACCGGCGCCACGATCCTCACGATGCCGAGCCTGATCGTCGACCCCCTCGTCGCACTGGGTCTGGACCCTGCCCAGGCACTCGACCGCCTCGCACTGCGCCCGGTGGATCCCGGTTACGTGATGAACTACGCCGACGGCACGTCCCTGGCCGTGCCGCACGATCCGGCGCGGATCCCGGAGGCCGTCGCCGACGCCTTCGGTCCGGCGGCCGCCCGCGGCACCCGGGAGCTTCTCGACTGGTTACGACAGGTGTACGACGCCGAGTTCGACGTGTTCATCGCCCGCAACTTCGACGGCGTCCGCGATCTCACCGGCGCCCGGACGCGCCGCGCCGCGCTGCGCCTCGCGAGCCTGCACACCCTCGGCGGTCTGACCGGCGCCGTCGCCCGATTCGTCGACGACGAGCGCGTCCAGCGCGCTTTCACCTTCCAAGCGCTCTACGCCGGAGTGCCGCCGCACCGGGCCCGCGCCATCTACGCGATCATCGCCGACATGGACATCGGCCGCGGGCTGTCCGCTCCGGCCGGGGGCATGGGTCGGATCGGCCGGGTGCTCGCCGACGCCCTCGCCAAGGCAGGTGTCACGTTCCGGTACGGCACCCTCGCACGCGGCCTGCCCCTGCGCTCCCCGCACGCGGTGCACGGAGTCGACGTCGACGGCGAGACGATCCCCGCCGATGCGGTGATCGCCACCGCCGAACGGGATGCGGTGGCCGCGCTGATCACCGGACGGCCTCGCCGGCGCCTGCGGCCCGCCCGCCGTCTGCGGTACTCGCCGAGCGCGGTGGTCGCCCACGGCGTCGTGCCGGTCGGGACCACCGAGGCCTGGCGATCGGGCCATCACACCCTGGACTTCGGCGCGGCCTGGACGCAGACCTTCGCCGAGATCACCGGGCGGCGGGGCCGGCCGATGAGCGACGGCTCCTTCCTGGTGACCCGCAGCGCGATCAGCGACCCGGAGACGTTCGTCTCTGACGGGCTGGAGTCGATCTCGGTGCTCGCACCGACGCCGAACCTGGAGAGCGCGGCACTCGACTGGGATGCGGTGGCCCGCCCGTACGTCGCCGAGGTGCTGGCCGAGCTGGCCCGGCGCGGATATCCGGGCGTCGAGCGCATGCGGGTGCTGCGCGTCGACCATCCACGCACCTGGCAGCGCGCCGGACTGCCCGCCGGAACACCGTTCTCCGCGGCCCACACCGTCGGCCAGACCGGTCCGCTCCGGACCCCGAACACCTGGCCCGGGATCGGCAATCTCTTCCTGGCAGGCAGTGCCACCGTGCCCGGCGTGGGCATTCCACCCGTCCTGGTCTCCGGAGGCCTGGCCGCCGACCGCGTCGATGCGTTGCTGCGGCCGACCAGGTGA
- the mptB gene encoding polyprenol phosphomannose-dependent alpha 1,6 mannosyltransferase MptB: MRALTRSRPDSLRGRLHPDAVLGFLGSLMFSVGTYGLADIPRNDSTLADLGLAPFTYGHGKTLAWLVFWGGALLMVIAWVRMGRALDTPSGRRTSGRAPLDLRRARWTVGAWAAPMVFAIPVFSRDVYAYLGQAIVLAEGFNPYLDGPAHHPGPAVDSMAQIWAPTTAPYTPAFLLLARGVVGVTGENVWAGVFLMRLVLLVGLALCLWALPALATRFGASPVMALWLVLLNPMLLAHLVAGPHVELLMMGFLAAGAAVAARGRPAVGLLLLGIAASIKITAAIAIPFVFWMWLDQLRTRRPVTPRDRAGVFAATALIPAAVFGAFTLLLGLGVGWLNGLSWASRIINPFSIPTFAGHVVTYVAAPFRVWNLQEVLPVTRGIGSVVLAVLLVWLWWRFRADTRSAVAGAAWAMLAVLLLEPSTLPWYYVWTLVLAVAFPLPLWVRQIVVGVSVFFLIVFQPDDSILFYKPLETVIALALAVLAAVSLGRRDPLRLDALRRWAFALDAPDRARGAHAQASPGRTSASSDDGS; encoded by the coding sequence ATGCGCGCGCTGACCCGATCCCGGCCGGACTCCCTGCGCGGTCGTCTCCACCCCGACGCGGTTCTGGGATTCCTGGGCTCACTGATGTTCAGCGTCGGCACGTACGGGCTGGCCGACATCCCCCGGAACGACTCGACGCTGGCCGACCTCGGCCTGGCCCCCTTCACCTACGGTCACGGCAAGACCCTGGCGTGGCTCGTCTTCTGGGGCGGCGCGCTCCTCATGGTGATCGCCTGGGTGCGGATGGGCCGGGCCCTCGACACCCCGTCGGGTCGCCGGACATCCGGACGCGCCCCGCTGGACCTTCGCCGCGCGCGCTGGACGGTCGGCGCCTGGGCCGCGCCCATGGTCTTCGCGATCCCGGTCTTCAGCCGAGACGTCTACGCGTACCTCGGCCAGGCCATCGTCCTCGCGGAGGGGTTCAACCCGTATCTCGACGGTCCCGCCCATCATCCCGGGCCCGCCGTCGACAGCATGGCCCAGATCTGGGCGCCGACCACGGCGCCGTACACGCCCGCGTTCCTGCTCCTCGCCCGCGGCGTGGTCGGAGTCACCGGCGAGAACGTCTGGGCCGGCGTCTTTCTGATGCGACTGGTGCTGCTGGTCGGCCTCGCCCTGTGTCTGTGGGCGCTGCCCGCCCTGGCGACCCGGTTCGGCGCCTCACCCGTGATGGCGCTGTGGCTGGTGCTGCTCAACCCGATGCTGCTGGCACACCTGGTCGCCGGCCCCCACGTGGAACTGCTGATGATGGGCTTCCTCGCGGCCGGAGCGGCCGTCGCCGCGCGCGGACGCCCGGCTGTCGGACTGCTGCTGCTCGGCATCGCGGCGTCGATCAAGATCACCGCGGCCATCGCGATCCCGTTCGTGTTCTGGATGTGGCTGGATCAACTCCGCACCCGGCGGCCGGTGACCCCGCGCGACCGTGCCGGGGTGTTCGCCGCCACCGCGCTGATCCCCGCGGCGGTCTTCGGGGCGTTCACTCTGCTCCTCGGGCTCGGCGTCGGCTGGCTGAACGGCCTTTCCTGGGCGTCGCGCATCATCAATCCGTTCAGCATCCCGACGTTCGCCGGGCACGTGGTCACCTACGTCGCCGCGCCCTTCCGCGTGTGGAACCTGCAAGAGGTCCTGCCGGTGACTCGTGGCATCGGTTCGGTGGTCCTGGCCGTCCTGCTGGTCTGGCTGTGGTGGCGGTTCCGCGCGGACACGCGTTCGGCGGTCGCGGGCGCGGCCTGGGCGATGCTCGCCGTCCTCCTCTTGGAGCCGTCCACCCTGCCCTGGTACTACGTCTGGACGCTGGTGCTGGCCGTGGCGTTCCCGCTTCCCCTGTGGGTGCGACAGATCGTCGTCGGGGTGAGCGTGTTCTTCCTGATCGTGTTCCAGCCCGACGACTCGATCCTGTTCTACAAGCCGTTGGAGACCGTGATCGCCCTGGCCCTGGCCGTGCTCGCGGCGGTCTCCCTGGGGCGGCGAGATCCGCTTCGCCTGGACGCCCTCCGGCGCTGGGCGTTCGCCCTCGACGCCCCGGATCGGGCGCGCGGCGCCCACGCCCAGGCGTCGCCGGGGCGGACGTCCGCGTCGTCCGACGACGGTTCCTGA
- a CDS encoding phytoene/squalene synthase family protein: MPDKTVWNGAGPDTAERRRPAEVSAARGYALARSMTASAGRTYYSASALLPAAHRQGVFALYGFARMTDDIVDAPGGDPAAQVSALDAVTAGLDAVLHRRATNSGRPAPAEPARPPAPALSSEQESLLAALADTVNRFGIDPATFGAFLHSMRMDLPGTAEFRNRYATLAQLAEYTYGSAAVIGRQMLPILGVPAARADFGEIAAGAELLGEAFQLTNFLRDVGEDLDRDRIYLPLSELAAFDVDEERLRADRARRRTGRALRRALKHLIALNRDQYRRTTPAIAALPRRSRPAIAAAARSYSDILAEIEGSDYQIFARRAVVPGRRRLRHALQSAVTLGHR, from the coding sequence GTGCCGGACAAGACCGTGTGGAACGGCGCGGGTCCCGACACCGCGGAACGGCGACGTCCGGCGGAGGTGAGTGCCGCCCGCGGCTATGCACTCGCCCGGAGCATGACAGCATCCGCCGGCCGCACCTACTACTCGGCCTCGGCGCTGCTCCCGGCGGCCCACCGGCAGGGGGTGTTCGCCCTCTACGGCTTCGCCCGGATGACCGACGACATCGTCGACGCGCCCGGAGGCGATCCGGCAGCGCAGGTGAGCGCCCTGGACGCCGTGACCGCCGGGCTCGACGCGGTCCTGCACCGGCGAGCCACGAACAGCGGCCGGCCCGCGCCCGCGGAACCGGCCCGGCCGCCCGCACCTGCCCTCTCGTCCGAACAGGAGAGCCTGCTCGCGGCTCTGGCCGACACCGTGAACCGCTTCGGGATCGATCCCGCCACCTTCGGCGCCTTCCTGCACTCGATGCGCATGGACCTGCCGGGCACCGCCGAGTTCCGCAACCGCTACGCCACCCTTGCTCAGCTCGCGGAATACACGTACGGGTCCGCCGCGGTGATCGGGCGGCAGATGCTGCCGATCCTCGGCGTCCCGGCCGCCCGCGCCGACTTCGGCGAGATCGCGGCCGGCGCCGAACTGCTCGGCGAGGCGTTCCAGCTGACCAACTTCCTGCGCGACGTCGGCGAAGACCTCGACCGCGACCGGATCTACCTGCCGCTGTCCGAACTGGCCGCGTTCGACGTCGACGAGGAACGACTGCGTGCGGACCGGGCCCGGCGGCGCACAGGCCGCGCACTGCGACGCGCCCTCAAGCATCTGATCGCGCTCAACCGAGATCAGTACCGGCGCACGACACCGGCGATCGCCGCGCTTCCGCGCCGGTCTCGCCCGGCCATCGCCGCCGCGGCCCGTTCGTACAGCGACATCCTCGCCGAGATCGAAGGCTCCGACTACCAGATCTTCGCGCGGCGGGCCGTCGTACCCGGCCGACGGCGCCTGCGCCACGCGCTCCAGTCGGCGGTCACGCTCGGACACCGATAG
- a CDS encoding Rv2175c family DNA-binding protein: MSSLPLSIGILPDDAEVLTLDEAADSLRVSPNRIRTLIRDHHLLAASRDGQPVIPALFFSGDGHLAKHFEGLVTILLDGGYTRDEALAWFFTEYDDLGMCPAQALHSHSAREVIRRAQAQAF, from the coding sequence GTCCATCGGCATCCTTCCCGACGACGCCGAGGTGCTGACGCTCGACGAGGCCGCCGACAGCCTCCGCGTCTCGCCGAACCGGATCCGGACGCTGATCCGGGACCATCATCTGCTCGCGGCGTCCCGAGACGGCCAGCCGGTGATCCCGGCCCTCTTCTTCTCCGGCGACGGCCACCTGGCCAAGCATTTCGAGGGTCTGGTGACGATCCTGCTCGACGGCGGGTACACGCGTGACGAGGCGCTCGCCTGGTTCTTCACCGAGTACGACGATCTGGGGATGTGCCCGGCGCAGGCGCTGCACTCGCATTCGGCGCGCGAAGTGATCCGCCGCGCGCAGGCGCAGGCCTTCTAA